A DNA window from Fibrobacter sp. UWB4 contains the following coding sequences:
- a CDS encoding Rpn family recombination-promoting nuclease/putative transposase, with protein sequence MDIDDECLFETYDRVNDVESARKKFEGQKYLDPRCDPAFRALLDSEDALMNFLNAILHFEGENAIQSLTYTVQQDEIFHLPEPYRVKFDIGARTRAGKRIDVEMQKLKLNDYIDRMMIYNAFLLLRAKNDYNKDIGFRNIPDAKKEKFRYKLPEIYSIWIMDHPVQFMENVYRDEIGLYNQSSIGRVGCVPISAKNKYIIVDLTKFNKLKDKLETDEDRWLYILKNAGSSSSLPEFDNPTFEDALRRIECDTASDELLIRQANMKDFLYAYSDAIDESFEKGVEKQRIDGEKKRDNAIKSLLSQKVAPDVIANAFGITVEQVLGIKE encoded by the coding sequence GTGGATATAGATGACGAGTGCTTGTTCGAAACATACGACCGTGTAAACGATGTCGAAAGTGCCAGGAAAAAGTTCGAGGGGCAAAAGTATCTCGATCCTCGGTGTGATCCCGCATTCAGGGCGCTGCTTGACAGCGAAGACGCGCTCATGAACTTTTTGAACGCAATTCTGCATTTTGAAGGCGAAAATGCAATTCAGTCGCTGACCTATACGGTTCAACAGGACGAAATTTTCCATCTGCCGGAGCCATACCGAGTCAAGTTCGATATTGGAGCGAGGACCAGAGCGGGAAAGCGGATTGATGTCGAAATGCAAAAACTCAAGTTGAACGATTACATCGACCGCATGATGATATACAATGCTTTTTTGCTGTTGAGGGCGAAGAACGACTACAACAAGGATATAGGCTTTCGGAATATTCCTGACGCAAAAAAGGAAAAGTTCCGTTACAAGTTGCCAGAAATATATTCTATTTGGATCATGGATCATCCTGTTCAGTTTATGGAGAATGTTTATCGGGATGAAATCGGTCTTTACAATCAGTCCAGCATCGGCAGGGTTGGCTGCGTTCCAATTTCTGCAAAAAATAAGTATATTATTGTAGACCTAACCAAGTTTAATAAGCTGAAAGACAAGCTCGAAACGGACGAGGATCGTTGGCTTTATATCTTGAAGAATGCGGGTTCTTCAAGCTCGCTGCCGGAATTCGACAATCCGACTTTCGAAGATGCCTTGAGGCGAATTGAATGCGATACGGCAAGCGACGAACTCTTAATCAGGCAGGCGAATATGAAAGATTTCCTCTACGCATATAGTGACGCTATTGATGAAAGCTTCGAAAAGGGTGTAGAAAAGCAACGTATTGATGGTGAGAAAAAAAGAGATAATGCGATAAAATCGCTGCTATCTCAAAAAGTCGCTCCAGATGTTATTGCAAATGCGTTCGGCATTACTGTTGAACAAGTTCTCGGCATAAAAGAATAG
- a CDS encoding putative toxin-antitoxin system toxin component, PIN family, with translation MCILYEKFINEEYTLCLSNEIMHEYEEILGSHASPLVANLFLKVLEFSENVIHKDPFFKLNLIKKDPDDNKFVDCAFACQADYIVTNDAHFAELKQVDFPIIQQKTLEEFAAEMM, from the coding sequence GTGTGTATCCTTTATGAAAAATTCATAAATGAGGAGTATACGCTATGCCTTTCCAACGAAATAATGCATGAATATGAAGAAATTCTTGGTTCACATGCTTCGCCTCTAGTTGCAAACCTGTTTTTAAAGGTCCTTGAATTTTCTGAGAATGTAATCCATAAAGATCCTTTTTTCAAGCTCAACCTTATAAAAAAAGATCCCGACGATAACAAGTTTGTTGATTGCGCTTTCGCATGTCAGGCCGATTATATTGTGACAAATGATGCTCATTTTGCAGAACTCAAGCAAGTGGATTTTCCGATAATACAGCAAAAAACACTAGAAGAATTCGCTGCAGAAATGATGTAG